The Lucilia cuprina isolate Lc7/37 chromosome 5, ASM2204524v1, whole genome shotgun sequence genome includes a window with the following:
- the LOC124420278 gene encoding uncharacterized protein LOC124420278 — MAGLFEPTLIFLGVTDGEIIIHETGLPVLDYTQYYMDLQLANTLGEPNWLPEYNLTHYYALSDISAISLHNFVDRFTSNDGSWFAKYYRANTVRHQNENCEGVCMLNHYCAITRVDYKEFRQCLEKEQSALRSGGNKSHTVNGKILIILSMMLTITMTYINSICDFLCIFQRLITRCQQLNVIKKFQLYVRFREMRIKIMGNFVASNNNNGANYKKETKGFDQVLLYNVESIESKRYQALRQQNHNCHHCLQQKPMSITVNSANMTEIKIKDVATQLIVVQPDQRECQQIVLSHTKKLYTVKRNTHKNNLRLEYLKLISLLILYSRQIVTLSVYILRVALNSIALRRYFQKNYSHLTFESCSKLVMSTRFCPRISVVTNNMLI; from the exons ATGGCTGGATTATTCGAGCCAACACTCATTTTCCTTGGTGTAACTGATGGTGAAATCATCATCCATGAAACTGGTTTGCCT GTTTTGGACTATACCCAGTATTATATGGATTTACAATTGGCAAATACTTTGGGAGAACCAAACTGGTTGCCTGAATACAATTTAACACATTACTATGCTTTAAGTGATATATCAGCGATTTCGTTGCACAATTTTGTGGATCGTTTTACTAGCAACGATGGATCCTGGTTTGCCaa ATATTATCGGGCCAATACTGTGCGCCATCAGAACGAAAATTGTGAAGGAGTTTGCATGTTGAATCATTATTGTGCAATAACAAGAGTGGATTATAAAGAATTTCGACAATGTCTTGAGAAAGAACAAAGTGCATTACGATCCGGTGGCAACAAGAGCCATACTGTAAATGgaaaaattcttataatattGTCAATGATGCTAACAATTACCATGACCTATATAAATAGTATATGCGATTTTTTGTGCATTTTCCAAAGGCTGATAACTAGATGTCaacaattaaatgtaattaaaaaattccaattatATGTACGTTTCAGGGAAATGCGAATAAAAATAATGGGCAATTTTGTGGCGTCCAACAATAACAATGGAGCAAACTATAAGAAAGAAACAAAAGGCTTTGATCAAGTTCTGCTCTATAATGTAGAGTCTATTGAGAGCAAAAGGTATCAGGCATTAAGGCAACAAAACCATAATTGTCACCATTGTTTGCAACAGAAACCCATGAGTATTACTGTGAATTCTGCAAATATGactgaaataaaaatcaaagacGTTGCTACGCAGCTTATTGTGGTGCAACCGGATCAAAGAGAATGCCAGCAAATAGTTTTAAGTCATACAAAGAAATTGTACACCGTTAAGCGTAATACACACAAGAACAATTTACgcttggaatatttaaaattaattagtttattaataCTTTATAGCAGACAGATAGTAACATTAAGCGTATATATCTTAAGGGTAGCACTAAATTCAATAGCATTAAGgagatattttcaaaaaaattattcgcATTTAACCTTTGAGAGCTGTAGTAAACTGGTGATGAGTACAAGGTTTTGTCCTCGTATATCAGTTGTAACAAATAATATGCTTATCTAA
- the LOC111675091 gene encoding probable insulin-like peptide 5: protein MKLLCLFVLIAALYEVHAGTKRMCGPVLVQVLESVCLNGYNQMLTKKSVPLHNDLDVLDIYNDIEDETPMHTKGSFLDDLLMGDHVNTFAKTRRRRNLLGIYDECCVKGCNFAELTSYCK, encoded by the exons atgaaattgttgtgtttgtttgttttaattgctGCTCTTTATGAAGTTCATGCTGGTACTAAGCGCATGTGTGGCCCTGTATTAGTGCAGGTTCTAGAATCAGTTTGCCTTAATGGTTACAATCAAATGCTAACCAAAAAATCAG TACCCTTACACAACGACTTGGATGTTTTGGATATCTACAATGACATTGAGGACGAAACACCTATGCATACAAAAGGCTCATTTTTAGATGATTTATTAATGGGTGATCATGTTAATACCTTTGCTAAAACTCGTAGACGTCGCAATCTTTTGGGCATTTATGATGAATGCTGTGTTAAAGGTTGCAACTTTGCCGAATTAACTTCTTATTGTAAATag
- the LOC124420420 gene encoding probable insulin-like peptide 2, which yields MKIIWIFLVFGAVFSITNGDTVLRLCGQALNEVLSIVCEGKLNGLPVKKLDSKLVSVKHLNDILMSDHDCKDMHKLTKTRRRRYNTVGIYDECCRTKGCTVKELQSYCL from the exons atgaaaattatttggaTCTTTTTGGTATTTGGTGCagtattttcaataacaaatggAGATACTGTATTACGTTTATGTGGCCAAGCTTTAAACGAAGTTTTGTCAATTGTATGTGAAGGCAAATTAAATGGTTTACCGGTGAAAAAATTAG ATTCTAAACTCGTTTCTGTTAAACATCTTAATGACATCCTTATGAGTGACCACGATTGTAAGGATATGCACAAGTTAACAAAAACAAGACGTCGCCGTTATAATACAGTGGGCATATATGACGAATGTTGCAGAACCAAAGGTTGTACAGTTAAGGAATTACAGTCATATTGTCTCTAA